Part of the Deltaproteobacteria bacterium genome, GGCGCGAGCTATTCGAAGCAACGGATCACCTTCGGCAAGCCGTTATCGGAGCGGCAGGGCATCACATTCAAGCTCGCTGATTCATACGTTGAGTTACATGCGGCGCGCTTGATGGTTTACCAAGCGGCGTGGAAGAACGATCAGAAGCAGGATATCCGCAACGAAGCCTACATGGCGAAGTTGTTCGCTGATGAAATGTCCTTCCGCGTGGTCGACCGCGTACTGCAAATCCACGGCGGCATCGGTTTAACCCTCGACCTGCCATTAGCGAAATGGTTCATCGACCAACGCAGCCGGCTGATCACCGAAGGCGCGTCGGAAGTCATGCGCATGGTGATCGCACGGGAAGTGTTGAGGAAATATAATTAAGAAGATTGCCGCAAAGAACGCAAAGTTCTCAAAGTAAGACAGCGAAGGGCGGGTTATCTAACCCGCCCTTCTGGTTTTGCGCCCTTTGCGTTCTTTGCGGCCATTCCCTTGTGCTAATTCTCTTTCGCGAACGACAGCTCCCAGCGGTTGCCGTCGGGGTCAAAGACATTGATCGAGTAGTTGTCGGTGCCGCGGTGCGGCCGGATTTTTTCTACCATTGCACCACCGTCTTGCAGCGCTTTCAGCGCCTGGTCTTTTTCCTGCCACGGGATGTTGAGAGTGTGGTGCGGATCGGCGGCGCGCGGTCCTTTGGATGCGTCGAAGATGTGCACTTCGAAGTTGCCGAGGCGCACGTCGACTTCTTTGACTTGTCCGGCTTTGAATTGCTCTTCCGTCGGCTCAACGGTTTTAACGATCTTGCCGCCAACGATCTTGGTGTAGAATTCAACGGACTTGTCGATGTCCTTCGCGCTCATGGCGAAAGTTCGGATGCCTTTGATTTCGAACATGGGAGTTCTCCTTGCTTGAGGGCGTACGTTATTGCTGCGCGGCGGTGGTTGTCAAGTTTCTGTCGGTAAGATTTGGATGGCGGCATTTTTAATTTGGCTTAGGGAACGATTTTGACGAACCGCTATGATGACTCATCACCGGTAGATTTGTCACTGTTCCATCAACCGCTTGGCGCGGACGATGAGTTCTGGTGTCTGGGTCATCACTTGCTTGGCTAGAGCAGCCAGTTCTTCACCGCTGGTGGGGGTAATGTCGAAATTCTTGCGCTTGGCCTCAGTCAGCAACTCGGGATCCTTCATGGTGTTGAGAAACGCTTCGCGAAGTAGTTTTAACTTGTCCGCGGACAAGCCCGACGGCGCGACGATGGGACGGCCGAAATCGTTAGCGGCTAGGACCATGGGAACAAGCCGGCGGTCGTTTTCTGGAGTTTTATATTCGTCCATCAGTTCGTGCAGCGTCGGCGTGTCGGCGATGCGCGGATCGCGGGTTGGGCCCGTTTGCATCAAGATGCGGGCAAAATTTTTCTTGCGCCAAGTGTGGTAAGGCTCGCGCGAATGGTAGGCCTGGATGGTAAACGAACGGCAGTGAATTTCGCCGCGCTCGACAGCGAGATCGATTTCGCCGCCGCCCTGGTAGCCGGCGACGATTGTAAATTTCGTGCCGAGGACTTCTTCTAACAACCTTGGCATGTAGCTGCCCGAAGTGCCGGCGCCGGTGGAACCGCATTTCGGTGGCTCCTTGGCTTTGCGCACATCGGCGAGCGTCTTGTAGGGCAGGTCCGCGCGCATGTAGAGCAGGTAGTCAGATTTGTCCGAGCTGCCGATCCAGGCGAACTTCGCCCAATCGTATTTCACTTCCTTCTGTTTCATCAGTTGATTGAAATAGATCGACGGCTGAATCGCGCCAATGGTCAGTCCATCGGGTTTGGAAACGTTGTACAGATAGTTAGCGCCGATGATCGAGCCGGCGCCGGTCATGTTTTGCACGATGAAGTTGGGATTGCCGGGAATATGTTTGCCCATGAATTGCGCCATCAACCGGGCGTAAAGATCGTAAGCGCTGCCGGCGCTGGCGGCGGCGATGACGGTGATGGTCTTGCCTTGGTAGAATGGCGTCTGCGCGCGCACATCGGCGGCGGTGAAAGCGAGAGCGACGAAAAACAAAAAGATAATCATTGAAACTCTGAGTTAGCTGATGCCGTAAAACCGTTTAGGATTGTCGCACAAGATCTTCTCGACCATTGCCGCCGATAAGTCTTCACGCGAGCGCATGGTTTGTACCAACGCTTTCTCTTCCGCCGGATCGTTGTGGCCGTAATCGGAGCCGATCAGCAAGTTATCTTCGCCGATGTATTCCGCCAAGTAGGCGATGTCTTCGTCCGCCTCGCAGGCGACGTAGATGCGGTAGTCGCGAAACAAATCTTTGCACGAGGCGTGCTTCCAGCGCGCGTTGGGAAAGCTTGGGCGCGGGCGGGCTGAGCGTTTCAGATGATGATAAAGAAATGGCACCCAACTGGCCGAGACTTCCAGGAAGCCGAATTTCAGCGCGGGAAATTTTTCCGGAATGTCACTGGCGATCAAGTCGCGAAAACCGATCAGCGGCGGCATGTGCGAGGTGGCGAAGGTTCCGTTCAATTCGAGATCGAAGAATTCGAGCAGGTAGCGGCTGCTCTGGCCGGTGTGGACGCAGATCGGCAGGCCGAGTTTTTCCGCCTCGGCGTAGATCGGCATGAAATGGGGATTGTTCAAAGTTAGAGAGCCGATGATGCCGCTGAAGAACAGGCCGACGGCGCCGTTCTGCTTGGCCTCGTGCATCTGCTTGATCGATGCATCAACCGATTTCAATGGCAGCACGGCGACCCAGCGCAGCCGGTTGTTCGATTGAGCATAAACCTCGCCGAGAAATTTATTATAAGCGCCGCACAGCGCGATTTGCAGTTCGGTATCGTCGGTCACTTCGATGAGAAAGAGCGTCGGATAGATGACTTGGGCTTGGACGCCGGCTTTGTCCATGTCGGCGAGACGGGCGCCGACGTCGGTGATCTCGCGGCAGCCGAGCGCGATGTCGGTGCGTTTGGCTTCGCGCTTGGACGCCGTCGGCGTGATGATGCGAAAACCGCCTTTGCCCGACGCCTTGGGGAATATATTGCCGTCGATGAGCCATAGCACGTTGAAGTCGCGATAGAGCGTGTCGTCCGGCGCCCCGACCATCACCGGCCGGCGCCGATACATGCTCGGGTCGAAGTGCTTCCACATGCTTTCCGATTCGGCGATATGGGTGTCGGCGTCGATGATTCCAGCCATGATTCCTCCCTTACTCTTCGGCGAACTTAGCGATTTATCGATCGGCGCGTCAAGTGGCGATGACATTTAAATCTAATATTCCCCGCTGCTTGCGGCGGGCACAACTAAATGGG contains:
- a CDS encoding amidohydrolase; this translates as MSSPLDAPIDKSLSSPKSKGGIMAGIIDADTHIAESESMWKHFDPSMYRRRPVMVGAPDDTLYRDFNVLWLIDGNIFPKASGKGGFRIITPTASKREAKRTDIALGCREITDVGARLADMDKAGVQAQVIYPTLFLIEVTDDTELQIALCGAYNKFLGEVYAQSNNRLRWVAVLPLKSVDASIKQMHEAKQNGAVGLFFSGIIGSLTLNNPHFMPIYAEAEKLGLPICVHTGQSSRYLLEFFDLELNGTFATSHMPPLIGFRDLIASDIPEKFPALKFGFLEVSASWVPFLYHHLKRSARPRPSFPNARWKHASCKDLFRDYRIYVACEADEDIAYLAEYIGEDNLLIGSDYGHNDPAEEKALVQTMRSREDLSAAMVEKILCDNPKRFYGIS
- a CDS encoding VOC family protein; translation: MFEIKGIRTFAMSAKDIDKSVEFYTKIVGGKIVKTVEPTEEQFKAGQVKEVDVRLGNFEVHIFDASKGPRAADPHHTLNIPWQEKDQALKALQDGGAMVEKIRPHRGTDNYSINVFDPDGNRWELSFAKEN